In Anopheles gambiae chromosome 2, idAnoGambNW_F1_1, whole genome shotgun sequence, a single window of DNA contains:
- the LOC5667714 gene encoding uncharacterized protein LOC5667714: MLVVGGYFAQRSYGKEDATYLHRGTSILIRFSGVFAVVIAISNAIVGRRIWAILDCFDRFDKRMQILNAPVDHRTQKLVIVAWTLMFVVGVSSFMLGFVFAISTNYSNMLLRIVTITQIIIFVMVIVSILCQIVIVMYLGSYRFYHLRRFYEVNFLPWKTGSILLSELTTVNQFRRLADSTSFNTVMELYGTLREAVRLMHRAYSVQLLSMTVSNFPTPTLALFGMYRSFMTSNYDMQNLIITMAASSMMYLMAYFLLIFLSTSIKYETQRLIECFHHFTNLNNVEFESMIKVSADEVNRDNVALHVGPVELNWKLAFSMIGTIISYLVILIQFDRSSAG, translated from the exons ATGCTTGTAGTTGGTGGATATTTTGCTCAGCGGTCATATGGCAAGGAGGACGCAACCTATCTTCATCGTGGCACCAGTATACTGATAAGATTTTCGGGAGTGTTTGCTGTAGTAATTGCCATCAGTAATGCAATCGTTGGAAGAAGAATCTGGGCAATCCTAGATTGCTTCGATAGGTTTGACAAACGTATGCAGATACTTAACGCCCCTGTCGATCATCGCACACAGAAGTTGGTAATCGTGGCGTGGACTTTGATGTTTGTCGTAGGTGTTTCGAGTTTTATGCTGGGATTTGTGTTTGCAATCTCTACAAATTATTCAAACATGCTGCTGCGGATTGTCACTATAACGCAAATAATAATTTTCGTAATGGTTATCGTATCGATTCTATGCCAAATCGTGATAGTAATGTATTTGGGCAGCTATAGGTTTTATCACCTACGCCGTTTCTATGAAGTGAATTTTCTTCCATGGAAGACTGGCTCCATTTTGCTGAGTGAATTGACAACTGTTAATCAGTTTCGGCGTCTTGCGGACTCTACTTCATTCAACACTGTGATGGAGTTGTACGGTACACTGCGAGAAGCTGTGCGCCTCATGCATAGAGCGTACTCAGTACAGCTGCTTAGTATGACTGTTTCAAATTTTCCGACTCCTACATTGGCATTGTTTGGGATGTATCGTTCATTTATGACGTCAAACTATGACATGCAGAACTTGATTATTACCATGGCTGCATCGAGCATGATGTATTTGATGGCCTACTTTTTGCTGATCTTTCTTTCCACTAGTATCAAGTATGAG ACTCAACGACTGATTGAatgttttcatcattttacGAACCTTAACAATGTTGAATTCGAAAGCATGATCAAGGTTAGCGCTGATGAAGTAAACCGCGACAATGTAGCACTTCATGTGGGACCAGTGGAACTGAACTGGAAGCTAGCCTTTTCT atGATTGGCACTATAATTTCCTATCTAGTAATTCTGATTCAATTCGATCGTAGCAGTGCGGGATAG
- the LOC1282038 gene encoding uncharacterized protein LOC1282038 isoform X1 translates to MKSIFHKPQLHSRSVSDRSLWFTISKPSIMKILIVIQALNASTVIRFFLLQNWLPVLGRLVRMENLQFMLLLARLFGCNTYLYHETNDGFVATLSWSGVCFYVVNILVYTYFSVANVLNPKVYTYTGSKTVDIAGKIILELGFCDLILIATERVYRGGWTTELLNAFRSVDKQIIALGAHRIRSIRNSEQLNQMILLTLCTISAIVYSVYAFIRTNIIYNIPMFVGHLLVGVSLIIITSIFYAEVYEIRYRLNAVNSHISKQLCDEDFHKLRPNYGRRMIKVSSNAEIKLRKDFIARVGLIYEELHSIATKISNRYLFEFSGYCIVNVFYGIMAVYIFYRAVFITFYEARYSISIFLVWALIYKISLFQMIFNCHLLHAEGKRLGSIISYVASQENDVICIKKMHSLLCQIQHNPIKITTYTFDINLGVFFGVSLFQQITSIDLTLIFLNRFASLSLSLRTRLLVPS, encoded by the exons ATGAAATCAATTTTTCATAAACCCCAATTACACTCGCGATCCGTATCTGATCGTTCGCTCTGGTTCACCATATCAAAACCGAGCATCATGAAAATTCTCATAGTCATTCAAGCGTTAAACGCAAGCACGGtgataaggttttttttgttacaaaattgGCTGCCGGTGCTCGGGCGTCTTGTGAGAATGGAAAACTTACAATTCATGCTGCTCCTGGCACGCCTTTTTGGCTGCAACACCTACCTTTATCACGAAACGAACGATGGCTTCGTGGCAACACTTTCTTGGTCGGGAGTTTGTTTCTACGTCGTGAACATACTGGTGTACACGTACTTTTCCGTCGCAAACGTGCTCAACCCTAAGGTATACACCTACACTGGCTCAAAAACTGTAGACATAGCAGGAAAAATCATCCTTGAATTAGGTTTCTGCGATTTGATTCTAATTGCGACGGAACGAGTGTATCGGGGCGGTTGGACCACGGAGCTGCTGAACGCATTTCGCTCGGTCGATAAGCAGATCATTGCTTTAGGTGCTCATCGGATTCGTTCCATACGCAACAGTGAGCAGCTGAACCAAATGATTCTACTGACACTATGCACTATCAGTGCAATCGTTTACTCAGTGTATGCATTCATACGGACGAACATCATTTACAACATACCTATGTTTGTCGGTCATCTCCTCGTTGGCGTTTCGTTGATTATTATCACTAGCATTTTCTACGCAGAAGTTTACGAAATACGCTACAGATTGAATGCTGTTAATAGCCATATCAG CAAACAGCTATGCGATGAGGATTTCCATAAACTGCGACCAAATTATGGAAGGCGCATGATAAAAGTAAGCAGTAACGCCGAAATCAAACTGCGAAAAGATTTTATCGCGCGCGTGGGATTGATCTACGAAGAGCTGCACAGCATTGCTACGAAAATTAGCAATCGCTATTTGTTTGAG TTTTCAGGATACTGTATTGTGAATGTGTTTTATGGCATCATGGCGGTATACATCTTCTATCGAGCtgtttttatcactttttaCGAAGCACGATATTCCATCAGTATATTTCTAGTTTGGGCATTGATATACAAGATTAGCCTTtttcaaatgatttttaaCTGTCACTTGTTGCATGCAGAG GGCAAAAGACTAGGATCGATCATAAGTTATGTAGCGTCACAGGAAAATGATGTGATTTGCATCAAGAAG ATGCATAGCTTGCTTTGCCAAATACAACATAATCCCATCAAGATTACCACCTACACTTTTGACATAAATTTAGGCGTATTCTTCGGGGTAAGTCTTTTTCAACAAATTACTTCTATCGATTTAACACTAATCTTTCTAAATCGTTTTGCTTCTCTTTCCTTATCGCTACGTACAAGATTGTTAGTACCATCCTAA
- the LOC1282038 gene encoding uncharacterized protein LOC1282038 isoform X2, producing MKSIFHKPQLHSRSVSDRSLWFTISKPSIMKILIVIQALNASTVIRFFLLQNWLPVLGRLVRMENLQFMLLLARLFGCNTYLYHETNDGFVATLSWSGVCFYVVNILVYTYFSVANVLNPKVYTYTGSKTVDIAGKIILELGFCDLILIATERVYRGGWTTELLNAFRSVDKQIIALGAHRIRSIRNSEQLNQMILLTLCTISAIVYSVYAFIRTNIIYNIPMFVGHLLVGVSLIIITSIFYAEVYEIRYRLNAVNSHISKQLCDEDFHKLRPNYGRRMIKVSSNAEIKLRKDFIARVGLIYEELHSIATKISNRYLFEFSGYCIVNVFYGIMAVYIFYRAVFITFYEARYSISIFLVWALIYKISLFQMIFNCHLLHAEGKRLGSIISYVASQENDVICIKKMHSLLCQIQHNPIKITTYTFDINLGVFFGIVSTILTYLFILLQFSL from the exons ATGAAATCAATTTTTCATAAACCCCAATTACACTCGCGATCCGTATCTGATCGTTCGCTCTGGTTCACCATATCAAAACCGAGCATCATGAAAATTCTCATAGTCATTCAAGCGTTAAACGCAAGCACGGtgataaggttttttttgttacaaaattgGCTGCCGGTGCTCGGGCGTCTTGTGAGAATGGAAAACTTACAATTCATGCTGCTCCTGGCACGCCTTTTTGGCTGCAACACCTACCTTTATCACGAAACGAACGATGGCTTCGTGGCAACACTTTCTTGGTCGGGAGTTTGTTTCTACGTCGTGAACATACTGGTGTACACGTACTTTTCCGTCGCAAACGTGCTCAACCCTAAGGTATACACCTACACTGGCTCAAAAACTGTAGACATAGCAGGAAAAATCATCCTTGAATTAGGTTTCTGCGATTTGATTCTAATTGCGACGGAACGAGTGTATCGGGGCGGTTGGACCACGGAGCTGCTGAACGCATTTCGCTCGGTCGATAAGCAGATCATTGCTTTAGGTGCTCATCGGATTCGTTCCATACGCAACAGTGAGCAGCTGAACCAAATGATTCTACTGACACTATGCACTATCAGTGCAATCGTTTACTCAGTGTATGCATTCATACGGACGAACATCATTTACAACATACCTATGTTTGTCGGTCATCTCCTCGTTGGCGTTTCGTTGATTATTATCACTAGCATTTTCTACGCAGAAGTTTACGAAATACGCTACAGATTGAATGCTGTTAATAGCCATATCAG CAAACAGCTATGCGATGAGGATTTCCATAAACTGCGACCAAATTATGGAAGGCGCATGATAAAAGTAAGCAGTAACGCCGAAATCAAACTGCGAAAAGATTTTATCGCGCGCGTGGGATTGATCTACGAAGAGCTGCACAGCATTGCTACGAAAATTAGCAATCGCTATTTGTTTGAG TTTTCAGGATACTGTATTGTGAATGTGTTTTATGGCATCATGGCGGTATACATCTTCTATCGAGCtgtttttatcactttttaCGAAGCACGATATTCCATCAGTATATTTCTAGTTTGGGCATTGATATACAAGATTAGCCTTtttcaaatgatttttaaCTGTCACTTGTTGCATGCAGAG GGCAAAAGACTAGGATCGATCATAAGTTATGTAGCGTCACAGGAAAATGATGTGATTTGCATCAAGAAG ATGCATAGCTTGCTTTGCCAAATACAACATAATCCCATCAAGATTACCACCTACACTTTTGACATAAATTTAGGCGTATTCTTCGGG ATTGTTAGTACCATCCTAACATATTTATTCATATTGCTACAGTTTTCTCTATAA